The following proteins are encoded in a genomic region of Alnus glutinosa chromosome 8, dhAlnGlut1.1, whole genome shotgun sequence:
- the LOC133875518 gene encoding 3-ketoacyl-CoA synthase 2-like gives MVLPLISLVLAHLSVEDFVRFLTHLKLINLALLIPFTMLSVILATIYLKSRPTQVYLLNFACYKPGPALTCSRETFMKRSELTGSFSEESLAFQKKILERSGYGQKTYASKSLLDVPRNMSVEEARNEAEMVMFGAIDELLAKTGVQCKDIQILVVNCSVFNPTPSLSAMVVNRYKLRGNILSYNLAGMGCSAGLISIDLAKRLLQVRPNSYALVVSMECLTLNWYFGNNRSMLITNCLFRMGASAMLLSNRPSDRRRSKYELIHIVRTHKGADDNAYNCIFQKEDCAKEVGIALSKDLMAVAGEALKTNITTLGPSVLPMSEQLLFLANLVGRKIFKMKIKQYVPNFKLAFEHFCIHAGGRAVVEGVGRNLGLSEWHLEPSRMTLYRFGNTSSSSVWYELAYSEAKGRIKKGDRAWQIAFGSGFKCNSAVWRALRTVDPAKEKKYNPWMDEIDEFPVHVAEVSPIAT, from the exons ATGGTTCTGCCCCTCATCAGCCTAGTTTTGGCTCATCTTTCTGTCGAAGATTTCGTTCGTTTCCTCACCCACCTGAAGCTCATCAATCTCGCATTACTAATTCCATTCACCATGCTTTCAGTCATCCTTGCAACCATCTACTTGAAGAGTCGTCCGACACAAGTTTACTTGTTGAACTTTGCATGTTACAAGCCGGGCCCAGCTCTAACGTGCAGCAGAGAAACATTCATGAAAAGATCAGAGCTTACCGGGAGTTTCTCGGAAGAAAGTTTAGCGTTTCAGAAGAAGATCCTCGAGAGGTCAGGGTACGGTCAGAAGACATATGCATCCAAATCACTGTTGGACGTCCCAAGGAACATGAGTGTCGAGGAAGCAAGAAATGAAGCAGAGATGGTGATGTTCGGAGCCATTGACGAGCTGTTGGCAAAAACAGGGGTGCAGTGTAAGGATATACAGATTCTTGTTGTGAACTGTAGCGTCTTCAATCCAACCCCGTCATTGTCAGCCATGGTTGTGAACCGGTACAAGCTTAGAGGGAACATTTTGAGCTATAATCTTGCTGGGATGGGCTGCAGCGCCGGACTTATTTCTATAGACCTTGCCAAACGCCTGTTACAG GTGCGACCCAACTCCTATGCCCTAGTGGTGAGCATGGAATGCTTGACTCTGAATTGGTATTTTGGCAACAACCGCTCAATGCTCATCACAAACTGTCTCTTTCGCATGGGTGCATCGGCGATGCTCTTATCAAACCGGCCATCTGACCGCCGCCGATCAAAGTACGAACTCATTCACATTGTACGCACCCACAAGGGCGCAGACGACAATGCTTACAACTGCATTTTCCAAAAAGAAGACTGCGCCAAAGAAGTTGGCATCGCACTCTCCAAAGACCTAATGGCCGTGGCCGGTGAAGCCCTAAAAACCAACATCACAACTTTGGGGCCGTCGGTCCTTCCCATGTCCGAACAACTCCTCTTTTTGGCAAACTTAGTTGGAAGGAAGATCTTCAAGATGAAGATAAAACAATATGTTCCAAATTTCAAGCTGGCTTTTGAGCACTTCTGCATACATGCAGGAGGGAGGGCGGTGGTGGAGGGGGTAGGGAGGAACCTCGGACTTTCCGAGTGGCATTTGGAGCCGTCAAGGATGACTCTTTACAGGTTTGGGAATACTTCTAGCAGTTCTGTGTGGTATGAACTTGCTTACTCTGAGGCCAAGGGGAGGATCAAGAAAGGCGATCGGGCATGGCAAATTGCATTCGGGTCAGGATTCAAGTGTAATAGTGCTGTGTGGCGTGCATTGCGAACTGTTGACCCGGCAAAGGAGAAGAAGTACAACCCATGGATGGATGAGATTGATGAGTTTCCTGTTCATGTGGCTGAAGTTTCACCTATTGCTACTTAA